The following is a genomic window from Bombina bombina isolate aBomBom1 chromosome 3, aBomBom1.pri, whole genome shotgun sequence.
taatttactataaaatatgatggggaaaaaatggaaaacacactttttctaactttgacccccaaaatctgttacacgtctacaaccaccaaaaaacacccatgctaaatagtttcttaattttgtcctgagtttagaaataacatatatatatatatatatatatatatatatatatatatatatatatatatatatatatatatatatatatatatatatatatatatatatatatatatatatatatatatatatatatataaatatataaatatatatataattttttttttttttttttccactcgtGCCGCAATTCCCtggatcattggtggcagtggttgaggtgcacattgcacttacaggaaccggatgccagtTAGAAATGGGCCactcacccgcctccctgctaagctcccactAACAATCGgcacctcaatatcgaggcatcactgcaataccctgagagctgctggaagcaatctcAATctcttccagcactcaattagaccaagggCGTAACAGGTACATCCATTgtcactgacagtttttgcaggacgtacctggcacgtccttggtcgttaaggggttaaagtaattgcatgccctatatgaatagtttaattttgattaaactgtccctttaaaggaatagtttagttaaaattaaacatttatgatttagagAGTATACAacttatttactcctatttttttttttttttttctccattctcttggtatctatttgaatgcataggagctggcccatatttggttcagcagctgggtagcgctttctgattggtggctacatttagacaccaatcataaaGCGCTACCcatgcgctgaaccaaaaatgggccggctcctattcttgctttttcaaataaagatatcaagagaacaaagacaaattgatgatatgagtaaattagaaagctgcttaaaattgtctgctctatccgaatcatgagtttatattttgactaaactattcctttaaagggacacaatcaaaattaaactttcattattcagatagagcatgctattttaaacgactttccagtttacttccattaacaaaatgtgcacagtctttttatatttaaactttttgagtcaccagttcctactgagcgtgtatgcatttgtgaatggctgatggctgtcacatggtacatgtatgcatttgtgattagctgatggctgtcacatggtacagggggagtagaaaaagacataacttttaaaattgtcagaaataaaatctactactcatttgaagttcagactaagtgctattgcattgtcttatcttgcatttattgattatgcaaatctactgtgttgactggtcctttaagttaaagggccatgatacccaaatgttgaaacacttgaaagtgatgcagtatagttgtaaaaagctgactagaaaatagcacctgaacatctatgtaaaaaaagatattttacctcaatagttcctcagtagccacatcccatttaaaggacttttaagcagcaaatcagtatgtctgtcccaggacagctaagggattgagccttgtgcacttgTTTCCCTAttgagtttaaggaagtttactatgaaatctcatgagttatgtcaaatctcatgatatcaaagtaaaagttcatgacctcagcactgttgatgctgattggctgctgttcagttacttagctgcaggtaaaaaattaaaaaggaatgtAAAACAGAAATGaagtaactttttacacagcacttactctgagcTGAGGTaattctcttccccccccccccatcatagatatgctctggtgatattttcctgtcagctttttagttatactgcatcagtttcaggtTATTcataatgagtattatgtccctttaatataaagagcACTGTTTTCTATTCCTCTATTAAAGTTAATCTGGGGAAGATGTGTAGCAAGGTTAGCATTGTGAAGAActagaaaacttttttaaaaaacctttcccCAAGCTGACCTTTTTATGGAAAgggtgcaaataaaataaaaaaaaaaacaaaactgcaatTTACTTTAACtaaaattaataaacatttttatatccTATAGTAAATGTGTTTACTATCCATTTTTGAATTAATGTTGAACAAAATTAAAATACTATCACTGTACTATAGTGCATAATTATACTGGCCATACTAATGTATGTACTAACGTCTGCCTCTTGCCTTTTAGCTACCAGCACTTGACATCTCTGTGCCAGCCTCCTAATCATGATACCCACTACCATTCAGGACGTCGTGTTTCTGAACCCTGCATTCTTCCTCTGCCTCCAGTGTATGTGGGCGGTCGTCGAGGGTCAGAGCCAGTAGTTCATCCATTACATGAAGCTGGAATAGAAGGGAGACGCAGGACAGGACCACCCAGAGAAAACTGGGCTCTAGCTGCAGAGTTTGTGCCAAGACATACAGGTACTTTGAAAAGGCAATACACAGCTACTGAAATAAGAAGCTGTAGCAAACAATGAGATactgtccattttttttttctattaaaatgaAATCCAAGTGGCTAGCAATTAAAGTTCTGTAtggcataattaaatatttaattacatGGATGTACTTTAGATATGAATCATGCAATTAAAATCGCTCGTATCACTATCAATGAATATTTCACTACCTAAGTACTGGTCTTTGTGCATAGAGAATGTGGGTCTGCTCTTCCTTGATTATCAgcccatttaaatggacagtcgtGAGAATAGATTGTTCAGTGTGCAAATAAACTATTCTGCTTTTAAATACTAAAGGCAAGTTGATACTTCATAGCATTGCTGCATAGTGGTCAGGTCTAAAGTAGCAATCTTGCTGCTGGAATCTGGATCAGTTGacttcttgtttaaagggatactaaacccaattttattttattcagagcatgcaattttaaccaactttctaatttactcctatcaatttttcttctcttgctatctttatttaaaaagcaggaatttatagCTTAGGTGCCAGCACAttgtaggttcagcaccctggatagcgcttgctttattggtggctacatttagcaaaccattaagcaagcataacctaggttctcaatcaaaaatgggcctttacattcctgatttttttttttttttaaatgctgcttttaaaataaagatagaaagagaacaaataaattaatAGGAGGTAAACCAGAAagctgcttaaatttgcatgctcgatctgaatttttaaaagaaatttgggtttagtgtccctttaaatgattgccCAGGTTTTAATGAAGGAACTAGTAGTCTGCTACCAGCAACAGTTTAGAGACAAAATCTAAACATTTGATACCACACAAGCACTAAAACCTGTTAAAGGGACAAGTTTTAATCAAAAGTAAAATGTCATGATccagatatttgttttgttcttttggtatttgttgaaagctaaccctaggaatgctaatttctgagcccttgcAGGCTGCCTCTTTCAGTACATTTGACAGCTAGATGACACTGACACTAGTTCACTTctgtcatagataacattgtgctcccaagAAGTTAGTTATGAGaccactgtttggctaaaatgcatgtctgtcaaaagaattcaAATAagagggcaatctgcagaggcttagatataagtgaatactagaggtaaaaagtatattaatataacttggtgatgcaaaactggggagtgtcTAAAAATCCATAGCTTGTAAATTATCTTTTATATGCACTTGACCATGGATACTCCTGTCTttagtaaaatgtgttttttttttttttttttttttccatatttgtcAGGGCTCATGAGATCTGTCTCTAGTCCTTCCCTTCAGAATAAGGATGATTCCAGGAATGAAACAGAAGTAAAAGAACCAACTTCTCTTCAAATTATTCATTCtccggtgatttttttttttttttttttttttcttcaatcagttTAGTCAGTGCTTTGTTATCTTATCTAATttctctttcctcccccccccccccaccagaggGAATCCCATCCACAGTATGAGATCAGCAGGGATGTGGTTTGTGGAATCTGCATGGACAAAGTGTATGAGAAGCAGGCTGCAGAAGAGCGAGTGTTCGGCATATTGCCAAACTGTAACCATGCTTACTGCGTTGGCTGTATCAGACGCTGGAGAAAAACTAGAGACTTTCAAAATGAGGTCATCAAGTAAGTAATACTTCATGCATTTAACCAGACAATCCACAATAAAGCTGCTTTGTGGAATCTAGTTTTAAAAGCAGTCACATCAGGCGTGATTCAACATCACTTAATATAATCATGTTATGGTTCACTAAGGCATGCTAAATATCCTGATGTCGGCTCAAACCTTGTTCAGAGGGTTAAATAGTCGTCCCTAAACATTTGTCTCTTTACATTTTTATACTTACAGGGAAAatgtaatctttcatgattcagatggaaagtTGTTTCTCCAATTCACTCTTATCACTTCTTGCTGGTGGTTATATTTACAACCAGATGGCTTCATTTTTTTAACTAAATTTCAAAGTAGCTGCATCAAACTGAAACTGGAGATGGTTAACTTTCAATTTTATAAAGTTAATCATATTTAGTCAACTTTTCTTCTGTCTTTTATTGGaagaattttttaaaatagtttcttaCATTTTCAATGCCTGCCCCTCCCTGACACTTAGCTCCTTATGCATATGGTATACTCAAAACCATCTTTTATTCAATTAATTTCTTTGATTCTGTGTAGTTTGTAGAGAAACAAGAGGTGTCTAGTTTTGAGAAATGCTAAAATTGAAGTTTCATATTTCTGCCCCCTTCTTGCACAAAGCTTGTCACAAGCATTAAATGTTAACTATCAGTCTAAAACATAGGTTTTTAGATCAGTCTCATAGCTTGTGTCATACCGCAAATGAAagaccttaatttttttttaatccaattccCAGGGGCTGCCCTCAATGCCGCATTAAGTCAAGCTATTACATTCCTCATAAGTACTGGATTGGAGAATCCACAGAGAAGACAAAACTAATTGAAAGTTTCAAAGCCAAGACAAGGTAAGTATATAAATGTATCCAAACTGCATGGTTTAAGTGAAGAAGAATTTAAGATTTCTGCATATGTTCCTTCCTAGTAAAATTCGGTGTCGCTTCTTTGTGCGGGGAAATGGCCGCTGCCCATTCAAATCTGAGTGTATTTACCTACATGAGCTTCCATCAGGACACCATAGGAGGAGACGGCGCGAACGTAGGAGGCCCAGTGCTCCATCTCTGGTGAGCTTAATCACTACTGCAGTTTAAGATCTATCTCTATCCACAATCTGATCACGGCTTAAGATGGTGATTTGTGTTGACACAATGGTTGCTTTAGCTTTTTCTACAAAGGACCAAACTTGAAGGTCTAAGtcattaataaaacataacttcAGCATTTAACATTAAGtgtttttaaaatgcttttttagCAGCACCATTCCAGTTTTTGGTGTTTCAATACATTTACTGAACCTTCCttgaaggaatagtctagtcaaaatgaattcatgattcagatagagctttcaacTTTcttactcctatttttaaaaaaaaaaaaaaaatattcttggtatctgaatgtaagcttaggagccgacccatttttggttcagtacctgggtagcgctttctgattggtagcACCAatcaaagtgctacccaggtgcagaaccaaaaatgggctgacttctGATTACATTCCTCCAAAGAAAtatacctagagaataaagatttATTAGGAGTAAACgaaaaaagttgctttaaattgcctgACTTTCTGAATCATAGCTTagttttgattagactattcctttaagggtgCAGAAggtttggaacctaggtttcactgaagGCATTGCATCAAATAAGAAAACAAAGCACTGGATTTTAATAAAAGCTAGATTGCAACATGGTGCCCATTActggagggaggtggggaataacctcaatactcgGCTTAATCccctttctatggggattgttttCTCAATAGCGCAGTCTAATTTTCTATTATCAGAAGCCCTTAACCAGCGAGTTACATGGTATGTCGTAGTCGTTAAGGGATTATAGGTAGCGGGTTTTAaaagtccctttaaacatgaaTTAAAATGAATCTGTGCTAATTCACCATGTTCATATACTTGTGAGCATTGTAGGAGCTTGGTGCCTCAGAAAAAGTGCATATTTAACATTGTGTGCCGTTTGACAATTAAGTTAACTGGTTCTGTGGGATTTAGGCATCAGACCAccgattttagtatttatatttttatacatttttttttttcttttttttttttttttattatcccctAGTCTTACACTCAGTTAATGGGCATCTTTGAAGAAGATTTCAGTGAGCAGGAAGATACAGATCTACTCCACTGTGCCCTGACTCTTGCACTTATAGAAAACTTGGAATGGGGATTGGAATTGCCAGAAGAGGTTGAAATTTTGTGGGCCGATTCCAGTGATTCAGATTAAAACTTCCCAATTACCAGTGTTTTTGTGTCTCTTGTCTTAGCCTTCCCTTGTTCCACTTCAAGTGGGTACAATTTCTTAAGATTACCCACAAACAACCATGTCTTATCACAAGGATGTGCAATTTTTCTGTATTGGGTTTGTCTGCAGCAGTGCTGTTAACAGCAGGCATCTAAGAAGAAACCAatctaactatatattttttttttttttaagtctaaaattttacaacataaatatataatatttaaaaatttgtactTTGTAATAAAGATTTGTTAACATACTGTTTTGTGAGgttatttgtaaatttagatttccACGAAATTCATAACTGCCTTGTGTGTGTTTAACAAAAGTCTAATACCTTGATTAGACACATGCAATCGGTTAAAAGAACAGTTTACCCCAAACTCAcctttttaatttgttcccaatgacccactttacatgctggagtgtattacattgtttacaaatggctCCTTCACCTTTATATTTGAAATAGCGGATTCAGCCTGTAAGTATCCATGCCTAAACtgagtttctatacctaggtataggctgttGGGGGGGAAAACTATGTAAATGCAgccaaatgttaattttcaattattcattctaagtattgtatagagaTAAAGGGGAGAGGCTTCCTGTTGGGGGAGGAGCATGCACGCCTAGTTGATCCACGTCGGCTGCTAGATCCAACTCAGCGTTGTATACCTGATCCCCCGCGCCTGTTTGCCCTGCGGCCCTTGGTGGATATCCTGGGCCTGTCTAGGGCACTTTTTGCAGCGTGCTGCAGAGGCGGAAGAAGCCCCCTTTACACATTGTGTGCAGCAGACATATCGCTATGTAAATCTTTTCACCTGCAGTGGTGGAACAATCTCCTGCGTTAAGTGAGAGGGCAGTACCGGGAAGGACCGGGTAACTGTTACTGGTGACGACCAGGCAAAGAGAAGGGTAAGACAGGCACCTGGCTTGACGTGTGCCGCTGGCAGGTAGGTCAGGAGTTCAGCGGGAGCGGAGTCCTGTCCTCTCTCCTCGCGGCTGAAGAAACAGTGTCCGACCACAAGGGTAATCATATCCCTCACCCTGCCATCATCAGGTACTTTTTTTATATCAAGGATAAGTGTCTGTACATATTGCATTATTTGGAGTGCTATCTACGGTTAGCCTGGGTTAACTAGAGAAATGGTCACGGCTATGCATGTTGTCTAAAAGAGCAGCCTAAAAGTTTAACTGCTGAAGGAGTACCGTGCAAGGATCCAGCTATTTGTTTCTTAATCTTCCTGCCACCATAATCCAGAAGATACAGCTGTATGTGAAGCATTTTTAGGACTCGGTATATCCTGGTGGATAAAGGATAAATTTAGTATAAATATCATATTAGGATCCTGTATTTCTTCCTCTGTGTGACTTTTTGTGCAGGACCTCAATACAGCAGCTGCAGATAAAGAGTTAAAACCTGCAAAAATTTCAATTGGGGACTCTATATTAATCTTATCACAAATGAAGAGCTAGCCCTATGACTTTATTAAAGCAGCAGTGAAAACTCTATCTTGGTCCCTTATGGATCCACAGCCGAAACCTGTATCTCTTTCGCATGAAAAGAAGGAAAGTGTATGGGAAGTGAACAAAAATAAAGGGGACTTGTTTTCCTAGCTGCAGCAGCCAAAAGAAaagacaaaataatatattttgtctTATAAGCTTGTATCTGACTTTATATATTATaggttattttgcattttttttttttttttaagaaaggaggaaaagaggaaaaagcAAAAGATTGTTGGCTAGGCGACAGTTGCAAAAACTGTATATTTGATGGTTTAGACAGTATATTTCATGAATCTTTTTGTCATATAATTCTCCTGGTTTAAACTAAGGTGTTTACCTATCATATAGCGATCTGAAATCGCATTACAGAAGTTTATTTGACCTGCCAGgctctttttttcctcacattcacTATTATCACACTTCACTTTTTTGActcttattattttgtttaatcactctaagaagagaaaaaaaaattttcGCACGTGGATTGGTTTCCACTTTTTTCTAACTCCCACACCATTTTATGGATAGATTTCTCACACAGGCGGATACTATTTCGCCCATAATGCCTGCCAAGGTCAAAGAAAAAAATAAGGTTAATGATACAAGTATAGACCACTCAGCTGTAAGAATGGATTCTCAGGTCTTATTTTCACAGATAGCCGAGTTGTTTATACCCCAGTTTGAGCTTATTAAAAGAGAATTAACCAGTATCTCCTCTGACGTGATAACCCTTACAGAAGAAGTAAGGCAATTTCCGACTTAGAGGACCTGGTTAATTCTCAAGAAACTATCTCGCAGAAGCAAGAAACAAAAATTAATAATCTCCAATCCCGCCTGGAAGAATTAGAAGATCATTCCAGAaggaataatataagaataataggcctcccagaaacCTCAGAATATGAGGACTTAATTAAATTCACGTCAGTTTTGCTCCCCCAAACCTTAGGGGTCCCGGCCTCACAGTTACCTCTAGAAGTGGAACGAGCTCATAGGTTAGGGACCAACAGAAACGCTCTAGATGGTGTAACTAGAAATAGGGCTTGCCTAgtgaaatatttaaaattccagGATAAAATTGAACTATTAAGGTTATTTAAGTAAAATGGTTCTCTTATGTTGGGAAACCACAAAATATTATTGTTTCAAGACTTTTCGTCTGAAACGTCTGCCAAAAGGAAACTGATGGCCCCCCTTTGTACTCAGCTGATAAAGCAGAATTTGAAAGCAAGGTTGATTTACCCCGCAAAAATTGTCTTagaagaaaagggaaagagatattTACTTGCTAACCCTAAAGAAGTAAAAGAGTTCATTGATACTAATGTAACCCTCTAGGGGGTACCGCCACAGAGGCGGGTTGAAGGTTACTATATCTTTTTATGTTTATAAGGATGTATATTGTCTgctttgtaattaatttttattttttggtatgtaTGGGTGATgggttttctccattttttttttttttttttttttctttctttccacgCCTCTCTCCCCTTTTCCCCCTCTACTGCCTTTTAGTATAACCGGAACAGAATTTCAGGATGACTGATTTAAAGGTTgtgtcatggaatgttggaggaattttTTCCCCAGCTAAACGAAAACTTATACTGAAACACCTAGTAAAGGATAAACCAGATATTGCGTTcttgcaggagacgcatttaaaCGAGGTAGAAACTGCAAAACTTAAGTGTAAATGGGTAGGACAAGTTATTGGGGCCCCCTCCTTAAATAGGAAATGCGGAGTAGCAATTCTACTTAATAAAGACTTAAAATACTCTATTATCAAGGTACAAGCCGACCCTGATGCACGTTTTATAATTTTGGAGATTTTCGTTAATGAAGTTAAATTTATTCTGTGCAATCTTTACGGCCCTAATTTAATATCTCAGAGATTCTGGAAAAAAACAGAACATATCCTGTTCCCGTTGACTAATGAAAATATTAtaatgggtggagattttaatttaactccCTGTCCTATAATGGATAGACTTTCAGGCAAAAACGTAAAATTTCATAATAGAGGGGCGCGTCTCcttaaaaaaatgtgtcataatCTTAAATTAAGTGATATTTGGAGACTTAGGAATCCTGATGCTCAGagattcacatgtgaatctaaCTCATTTAAATCTTTCTCTAGAATCGATTTATTTTTTATCTCTGAATCTTTATCCATACAAAAATTAAGGGTGGATATCAGCGACATTGCGATTTCAGACCACGCGGTTATATCACTCAGTTTTGTAtcctcaaatattaaaaaaaataagggtgTTAGATTCTTCTTCTCCAGATATCTTGTGAGTAATATTACATTTTCTACCTGGCTAAAACAGAGTTGGAAGGACTTCTGTagttttaatattaattatttcaataaaatcgaagttttctgggaaactgcaaaggcggtgCTACGGGGTCAAATACAGGCCTATAtgtgcaatttaaataaaaaacagcgAGCAGCTGAGACGCAATACTCCAACCAGGTAAAAAATACATATAGAAAGTATGTATATCAGCAATCAGCTAGAAACTGGAAAGCCTATTCTGAAGCCAAAAAAGCTCTAgatatttttcttaaacaaaaatctTTGGAACAAGAATCAAAGATTAGCCTATATTTTAGGGGTTTTCAGGGATGTTCTGCTAAACACCTAGCTCGCCTCACTaaaagtagaaagaaaaagaaCTATATAGCTGCTCTGCAAGTAGGGAATTCTAGAGGTTTTTGAAACAGAGGAGATTTGTAAGGGGTTTTTTGATTTCGATCAGTCTCTCTACACTGATATAACCAGTGATGCAGAGTGTCAAGATAATTTCTGGCAGGATTTGCAAACCCCAGAGATTCTGGAGGAGGAATCTGCCTTTCTAATTGCACCTATTTCTGACGAAGAAATTCTTGGAATCATAGAGCAGCTTAAAACTAATAAAGCAGCCGGCCCAGATGGCTTGCTGggagaattctataagatcctggcCCCAGAGTTGAAGCTGACCTTGGGCAAATTgtttaattcttatttttgttCCAATGACTCTATCTCTTTGTATTTTTCTGCGGCCAATATCtccttaatattaaaaaaaggaaaaaacccagaAGATCCTGcgtcttatagaccaatttctgtgttaaacacagattataaaatcttcAATAATCGCTAAGAGGTTGGCCATTGTACTGGAGAAAGTTATCCACACAGACCAGGTAGGTTTCATGTTAGCTAGGAACTCTACTAGACATATCCGCAGTGTAGCTACATTTCTTGATTACCATTGGAACTTATATGGGGCGAATAAAGTTAATGACAATACTAAAGATATAGCAATTTTaacacttgatgccgaaaaggcttttgattctatatCCTGGAAgcatttactttttactttagtTAAATTTGGATTTCATGAACAATTTGTCTCTTTTATTAGGAAACTCTACAAATCTCCTATGTCCTTTTTACTGGTTAATAATACACTTTCAGAAAAGATTATTTTGAAAAGAGGTACGCGTCAAGGATGCCCGTTATCCTCATTATTTAATATTGCTTTAGAACCTCTAGCGATCAAACTAAGGGAAAAGATGGAAGGTATTTCCTTGGGTACACAAACCCTTAAATtat
Proteins encoded in this region:
- the LOC128651746 gene encoding E3 ubiquitin-protein ligase makorin-2-like, whose protein sequence is MDAGNVAAAAGRGPHSRVPCRAFSRGACRWGQNCRFSHERRSSQICRHFQNGYCGYGEYCSYQHLTSLCQPPNHDTHYHSGRRVSEPCILPLPPVYVGGRRGSEPVVHPLHEAGIEGRRRTGPPRENWALAAEFVPRHTGLMRSVSSPSLQNKDDSRNETEVKEPTSLQIIHSPRESHPQYEISRDVVCGICMDKVYEKQAAEERVFGILPNCNHAYCVGCIRRWRKTRDFQNEVIKGCPQCRIKSSYYIPHKYWIGESTEKTKLIESFKAKTSKIRCRFFVRGNGRCPFKSECIYLHELPSGHHRRRRRERRRPSAPSLSYTQLMGIFEEDFSEQEDTDLLHCALTLALIENLEWGLELPEEVEILWADSSDSD